In Luteibacter mycovicinus, a genomic segment contains:
- a CDS encoding LolA family protein — MHRLLTLIALLFVTSVHAQAPSLANEILGSLAKHPQVRAEFSQSRENPALAEPQISKGDLLFVIGHGMVWHTRDPFEDTLVLTSGDTRRLNAQGKLERVRDGNRGVSQVSGMLQSLLAGKSEEAARQFTITADGSIDRWTLTFVPRQARVARVLAGITLKGDAFLESIEVNLASGERTLITFTNTRDADSLTPVEAKVLGVP; from the coding sequence ATGCACCGTCTGCTTACCCTGATCGCCCTGCTCTTCGTCACCTCCGTCCATGCCCAGGCGCCATCGCTCGCCAACGAGATCCTCGGCAGCCTGGCCAAACACCCCCAGGTGCGCGCCGAATTCAGCCAGAGCCGCGAAAACCCCGCCCTTGCGGAGCCGCAGATCAGCAAGGGCGACCTGCTGTTCGTCATCGGACACGGCATGGTCTGGCACACGCGCGATCCGTTCGAGGACACCCTGGTACTCACGTCCGGCGATACGCGCCGCCTGAACGCGCAGGGCAAGCTGGAGCGGGTCCGTGACGGCAACCGTGGCGTGAGCCAGGTCTCGGGCATGCTGCAGTCGCTGCTCGCCGGTAAGTCCGAGGAAGCCGCTCGCCAGTTCACCATCACGGCCGACGGCAGCATCGACCGCTGGACCCTGACCTTCGTGCCGCGGCAGGCACGCGTGGCACGCGTCCTGGCCGGCATCACACTGAAGGGCGACGCGTTCCTCGAGTCCATCGAAGTGAACCTCGCGAGCGGCGAGCGCACCCTGATCACGTTCACGAATACGCGGGACGCCGACTCGCTGACCCCGGTCGAAGCGAAGGTCCTCGGCGTTCCATGA
- a CDS encoding beta-ketoacyl-ACP synthase: MNTAAHAPVARTLKRVVVTGFGGITPLGHDWHAIEARLRGFHNAVRRMGEWDYFDALNGRLGCPVDDFAMPVHWSRKHVRSMGRVAQLAVAASERALIDAGLINDPSITDGRMGVAYGSSGGSIAPAKTIGRMLETGSMQGVTATSYIQMMAHTTAVNVGVFFGLRGRIITTSSACTSGSQAIGYGYEAIQQGKQTLMLCGGAEELSGPGAAVFDTLFATSTRNDSPELTPRPFDAKRDGLVVGEGATTLILEEYEHAMARGATIYAEVVGFGTNSDGQHITQPTRETMAAAMRMALADAGLTPDAIGYVSAHGTATDRGDVAETHATADVLGGGVPISSMKSYVGHTLGACGALESWWAIEMMRRGWFAPTINLDTPDPECAALDFVTGQGREIRTGYVMNNNFAFGGINTSLIFRAVD, from the coding sequence ATGAACACCGCCGCACACGCACCGGTAGCGCGCACCCTCAAACGCGTCGTCGTCACCGGTTTCGGTGGCATCACGCCGCTGGGCCACGACTGGCATGCCATCGAGGCGCGGCTTCGCGGTTTCCACAATGCCGTTCGCCGCATGGGCGAATGGGATTATTTCGACGCGCTCAACGGTCGTCTGGGTTGCCCGGTCGATGACTTCGCGATGCCCGTGCACTGGTCGCGCAAGCACGTGCGCTCGATGGGCCGCGTGGCCCAGCTGGCCGTCGCCGCCAGCGAGCGCGCACTGATCGACGCGGGACTGATCAACGATCCCTCCATCACCGACGGCCGCATGGGTGTGGCGTATGGCTCGTCGGGCGGCAGCATCGCGCCGGCCAAGACCATCGGGCGCATGCTCGAGACCGGTTCGATGCAGGGCGTCACCGCGACCAGCTACATCCAGATGATGGCGCACACCACCGCGGTCAACGTGGGCGTGTTCTTCGGCCTGCGCGGTCGCATCATCACCACCTCCAGCGCATGCACCTCCGGCAGCCAGGCCATCGGCTACGGTTACGAGGCGATCCAGCAGGGCAAGCAGACGCTGATGCTCTGTGGCGGTGCCGAGGAACTCTCCGGCCCCGGGGCGGCGGTGTTCGACACCCTGTTCGCGACGAGCACGCGCAACGATTCACCCGAACTCACGCCTCGCCCGTTCGATGCCAAGCGCGACGGCCTGGTGGTCGGTGAAGGTGCGACGACGCTGATCCTCGAAGAATACGAACACGCGATGGCTCGCGGCGCGACGATCTACGCCGAGGTGGTCGGCTTCGGCACCAATTCCGACGGCCAGCACATCACGCAGCCCACGCGCGAAACGATGGCCGCCGCCATGCGCATGGCACTGGCCGATGCGGGCCTCACGCCCGACGCGATCGGCTACGTCAGCGCGCACGGCACCGCCACCGATCGCGGCGACGTGGCCGAAACCCATGCCACCGCCGACGTGCTGGGCGGCGGCGTGCCGATCAGCTCGATGAAGAGCTATGTCGGCCACACGCTCGGCGCGTGCGGCGCGCTCGAATCCTGGTGGGCGATCGAGATGATGCGTCGCGGCTGGTTCGCGCCGACCATCAATCTCGACACCCCGGACCCCGAGTGCGCGGCGCTCGATTTCGTCACGGGCCAGGGTCGCGAGATCCGCACGGGTTACGTGATGAACAACAACTTTGCCTTCGGCGGCATCAACACCTCGCTGATCTTCAGGGCGGTCGATTGA
- a CDS encoding MMPL family transporter: MRPSPTTLRAGLFTLVALGICLFCAWLLFGRGTSPLQTDIMTILPATERHPLAEDAVERLARASGDRMILLVSNDDDDAAKTAARELGEALGKDPVFASVIAELPPFDLDQLVTPFLPFRFHLLTPEDRAALTSPGFDAVAALRRRLNEPFGANVGAKLTDDPFGWMQHWLDRQPWNRSTLVPEDDMLTAHQGDTTYVLVIATLKGSSYDDVVQRKALATLATAESAMLAKHPGTTLQRTGAIFYAAAARAGAERDTHVVGIASSVGIAVLLLLVFRSLRPLLIAFLSTALGVVGAIVATVLVFGQLHLLTLVFGAALLGEAVDYSIQYLCARANTGAAWNAERGVRQVRPALLLALATSLLGYALLGIVPFPALQQMAVFAMAGMAVACASVFWLLPALAQKPARAPLSPALVRLALGWQRAASGRRALVVLAVLAVAAIPGWLRLGHDDDIHLLISPPKTLEAQTGSIRDVAGFGGGTQFWLVEGASAEGVLQREEALTDRLRTWIADGKLTGFTGITAMLPSAKRQAENIAALAPLFTPADRMNAWLAAAGFRPQGMASFVTAYPGRAFTLDDWLAMPAYTPFRYLWLSGSHGTGSIVVPQGQDDVTLLRQASEGLPGVSLVDKPASISALFGRYRGYADVWLGGALALVGLAFLWRYGPRAVGRVLLPPLAGIVFSVAALGYLGQPLTLFHIMALMLVLGVGANYAVFLREGEPHAAHIPGAAYAGVLLSAVTALLSFGLLALSTMPALQHFGLTLLLGIGFTALIAPVSVPAPKKSSA; encoded by the coding sequence ATGAGGCCGTCCCCGACAACGCTGCGGGCCGGGCTCTTCACGCTCGTAGCGCTGGGCATCTGCCTGTTCTGCGCGTGGCTCCTCTTCGGTCGCGGCACCTCGCCGCTGCAGACCGACATCATGACGATCCTGCCCGCGACGGAACGCCACCCGCTGGCGGAGGACGCCGTCGAGCGACTGGCCCGCGCCAGCGGCGACCGCATGATCCTGCTGGTGTCGAACGATGACGACGACGCGGCCAAGACCGCGGCGCGCGAACTCGGTGAGGCGCTGGGCAAGGATCCGGTATTCGCTTCGGTGATCGCCGAACTGCCGCCGTTCGATCTCGATCAGCTGGTTACGCCGTTCCTCCCGTTCCGCTTCCACCTGCTCACCCCCGAAGACCGGGCCGCCCTTACCAGCCCGGGCTTCGATGCGGTCGCCGCGCTCAGGCGCCGGCTCAACGAGCCGTTCGGCGCGAACGTCGGCGCGAAACTGACCGACGATCCGTTCGGCTGGATGCAGCACTGGCTCGATCGCCAGCCGTGGAACCGCTCCACCCTCGTCCCCGAGGACGACATGCTCACGGCACACCAGGGTGACACCACCTATGTGCTTGTGATTGCCACGCTGAAGGGCTCCTCGTACGACGACGTGGTGCAGCGGAAGGCCCTGGCCACGCTGGCGACGGCGGAGTCCGCCATGCTCGCGAAGCACCCCGGCACCACGCTGCAGCGCACGGGTGCGATCTTCTACGCCGCTGCCGCCCGTGCGGGGGCCGAGCGCGACACGCACGTGGTCGGCATCGCCTCGTCGGTGGGCATCGCGGTGCTGTTGCTGCTCGTGTTCCGCTCGCTGCGTCCGCTGCTGATCGCCTTTCTTTCCACCGCGCTGGGCGTGGTCGGTGCGATCGTCGCCACCGTGCTGGTGTTCGGTCAGCTGCACCTGCTGACGCTGGTCTTCGGCGCCGCTTTGCTGGGTGAGGCCGTCGATTATTCGATCCAGTACCTGTGTGCGCGGGCCAACACCGGCGCCGCGTGGAACGCGGAGCGTGGCGTGCGCCAGGTGCGCCCTGCGCTGTTGCTCGCGCTGGCCACGTCGCTGCTGGGCTATGCCTTGCTCGGCATCGTGCCCTTCCCTGCCCTGCAACAGATGGCCGTGTTCGCCATGGCCGGTATGGCGGTGGCATGCGCCAGCGTCTTCTGGCTGCTTCCCGCGCTGGCGCAGAAACCCGCGCGTGCGCCGCTGTCGCCCGCGCTGGTCCGGCTGGCACTGGGCTGGCAGCGCGCCGCGTCCGGCCGGCGCGCCCTGGTCGTGCTCGCGGTGCTCGCTGTCGCGGCGATACCCGGCTGGCTGCGCCTCGGCCACGACGACGATATCCATCTGCTGATCTCCCCGCCGAAGACACTCGAAGCACAGACGGGCTCAATCCGTGACGTCGCCGGCTTCGGCGGCGGGACGCAGTTCTGGCTGGTCGAGGGTGCGAGCGCCGAGGGAGTACTCCAGCGCGAAGAAGCGCTGACCGATCGACTGCGGACATGGATCGCGGACGGCAAGCTCACCGGCTTCACGGGCATCACCGCCATGCTGCCGTCGGCCAAGCGGCAGGCCGAGAACATCGCGGCGCTCGCCCCGCTGTTCACACCGGCCGACCGTATGAACGCGTGGCTCGCCGCTGCCGGGTTCAGGCCCCAGGGCATGGCATCGTTCGTCACCGCGTACCCCGGACGCGCCTTCACGCTCGATGACTGGCTTGCGATGCCGGCGTACACACCCTTCCGCTACCTGTGGCTGAGCGGCTCACACGGCACCGGCAGTATCGTCGTGCCGCAAGGCCAGGACGACGTCACGCTGCTGCGCCAGGCGTCCGAGGGCCTGCCCGGCGTGTCGCTGGTCGACAAGCCGGCCAGCATTTCCGCCCTGTTCGGTCGCTACCGTGGTTATGCGGACGTGTGGCTCGGGGGCGCGCTCGCCCTCGTCGGTCTCGCTTTCCTGTGGCGCTACGGGCCACGCGCGGTCGGCCGCGTCTTGCTGCCGCCGCTGGCCGGCATCGTCTTCAGCGTCGCGGCACTGGGCTACCTGGGCCAGCCGCTGACGCTGTTCCACATCATGGCGCTGATGCTCGTCCTCGGCGTCGGCGCCAACTACGCGGTGTTCCTGCGCGAAGGCGAGCCGCATGCCGCGCACATTCCCGGCGCAGCCTATGCCGGTGTTCTGCTGTCCGCCGTGACCGCCCTGCTCTCGTTCGGTCTGCTCGCGCTCAGCACGATGCCGGCGCTGCAACATTTCGGCCTCACCCTGCTCCTCGGGATCGGCTTCACGGCGTTGATCGCGCCGGTGAGCGTCCCCGCACCGAAGAAGTCATCCGCATGA
- a CDS encoding beta-ketoacyl-[acyl-carrier-protein] synthase family protein, which produces MRRVVVTGMGAVSCLGPDRRALFDGLRAQRAGFREMPDFATLGMRCRVGAPADIAALEPPHRKLRRYLPQAAEYAWHAAREALAEAGLDEDRLRERDVGIVMGGSAALSEYEAGLDMFHARGISRLSPFIVPRSMGSAVAATLTHAFGFGGRAFTVSSACTSATHAIGQAMELIQLGRQDVVICGGAEELHDKAAMCFDVMNALSTTSAPGERVSAPYEADRDGILLGGGAGVLVLESLEHAQARGATILAEMAGYGAASDPDGMISPEAGGMAEAMHQAIDLAGTIPDYINTHACATIQGDLAEWHALCRVFGDRGFAVPWMSSIKGLIGHAPAAAGALDTIAGIAMMEAGVLLGGAPVRELDEAFADAPLIEGERPARIGSFLSNTFGFGGSCAALVVRRFDGAGA; this is translated from the coding sequence ATGAGACGCGTCGTCGTCACCGGCATGGGCGCGGTGTCCTGTCTGGGACCGGACCGTCGCGCGCTGTTCGACGGGTTGCGCGCGCAGCGCGCGGGTTTCCGCGAGATGCCCGACTTCGCGACGCTGGGCATGCGCTGTCGGGTGGGCGCGCCGGCGGATATCGCCGCGCTGGAACCACCGCACCGCAAGCTGCGTCGTTATCTGCCGCAAGCGGCCGAGTACGCGTGGCATGCGGCGCGCGAAGCCCTTGCCGAAGCCGGCCTCGACGAGGACCGGCTGCGCGAACGCGATGTCGGTATCGTCATGGGCGGCTCCGCCGCGCTGAGCGAATACGAAGCCGGTCTCGACATGTTCCACGCGCGCGGCATCTCGCGTCTGTCGCCCTTCATCGTTCCGCGCAGCATGGGCAGCGCGGTCGCGGCAACCCTCACGCACGCGTTCGGGTTCGGCGGTCGTGCCTTTACCGTCAGCTCGGCGTGCACCAGCGCCACGCATGCGATCGGCCAGGCGATGGAGTTGATTCAGCTGGGCCGGCAGGACGTCGTCATCTGCGGTGGCGCGGAAGAACTGCACGACAAAGCCGCGATGTGCTTCGACGTCATGAATGCGCTGTCGACGACGAGTGCTCCGGGCGAGCGCGTGTCCGCCCCTTACGAGGCCGACCGCGACGGCATCCTGCTGGGTGGTGGCGCGGGTGTACTCGTGCTCGAATCGCTGGAGCATGCGCAGGCGCGTGGCGCCACGATCCTCGCCGAAATGGCGGGCTACGGTGCCGCCTCCGATCCTGACGGGATGATCAGCCCGGAGGCCGGTGGCATGGCCGAGGCCATGCACCAGGCCATCGACCTGGCGGGAACGATCCCCGACTACATCAACACCCATGCCTGTGCCACGATCCAGGGCGACCTCGCCGAATGGCACGCGCTGTGCCGCGTGTTCGGCGACCGCGGGTTCGCCGTGCCGTGGATGTCCTCGATCAAGGGGCTGATCGGGCACGCGCCGGCCGCGGCCGGTGCGCTCGACACGATCGCGGGCATCGCGATGATGGAGGCCGGCGTGTTGCTGGGCGGCGCTCCCGTGCGCGAACTCGACGAGGCCTTCGCCGACGCGCCCCTGATCGAAGGAGAGCGCCCCGCGCGCATCGGCAGCTTCCTGTCGAACACGTTCGGCTTCGGCGGCAGCTGTGCGGCGCTGGTCGTGCGCCGGTTCGACGGGGCTGGCGCATGA
- a CDS encoding acyl carrier protein, producing MSAIPAETFTFDDVLDRLRTVLQETFEIDPAKVTPDANLFTDLELDSIDAIDLAIQVQDMTGTRIKPEDFKSVRTVGDVVATVQTLVAR from the coding sequence ATGAGCGCGATCCCAGCTGAAACCTTCACCTTCGACGATGTACTCGATCGCCTGCGCACCGTGCTGCAGGAGACGTTCGAGATCGACCCGGCCAAGGTGACGCCCGACGCCAACCTCTTCACCGACCTGGAACTGGACAGCATCGACGCGATCGATCTGGCGATCCAGGTGCAGGACATGACCGGCACCCGGATCAAGCCCGAGGACTTCAAGAGCGTGCGTACGGTCGGCGACGTGGTCGCCACCGTGCAGACGCTGGTCGCTCGCTGA
- a CDS encoding glycosyltransferase family 2 protein, producing the protein MGGRPGPRDDAARSFAPCAVVPIYNHGHTIGATANALAAHGVPVLIVDDGSNEETRIILDALVGGRDDLRLIRLPENGGKGAALTAGFVAAHDAGYSHVLQIDADGQHDTADVPRFLAAAEAAPEAMICGKPIYDDSVPRARLYGRYLTHVCVWAETLSFDIQDSMCGYRLYPLAETRAEIARKPLPTRMDFDTEIAVRLYWRGVPVRNLPTRVIYPENGLSHFRMWRDNARITAMHTRLLLGMLPRAPRLLIRKFRHGSP; encoded by the coding sequence ATGGGGGGCAGGCCCGGACCGCGCGACGACGCGGCGCGATCCTTCGCGCCCTGCGCGGTCGTACCGATCTACAACCACGGACATACCATCGGCGCGACGGCCAATGCGCTCGCGGCCCATGGCGTGCCCGTGCTGATCGTGGACGATGGTTCGAACGAAGAGACGCGGATCATCCTCGACGCGCTTGTCGGCGGTCGCGACGACCTTCGCCTCATCCGCCTGCCGGAGAACGGCGGCAAAGGCGCCGCATTGACGGCGGGTTTCGTTGCCGCGCACGACGCGGGCTACAGCCATGTGCTGCAGATCGACGCCGACGGTCAGCACGACACGGCCGATGTGCCTCGTTTTCTCGCGGCGGCGGAAGCCGCACCCGAAGCCATGATCTGCGGCAAGCCGATCTACGACGATTCGGTGCCCCGCGCGCGCCTTTACGGTCGATACCTCACACACGTCTGCGTCTGGGCGGAAACGCTATCCTTCGACATTCAGGACTCGATGTGCGGCTACCGCCTGTATCCGCTTGCCGAGACGCGTGCCGAAATCGCCCGCAAGCCGCTGCCGACGCGGATGGACTTCGACACCGAGATCGCGGTGCGCCTGTACTGGCGGGGCGTGCCGGTACGCAACCTGCCAACGCGGGTAATCTACCCGGAGAACGGACTCTCGCATTTCCGCATGTGGCGCGACAACGCGCGTATCACGGCGATGCACACGCGACTCCTTCTCGGCATGCTGCCACGTGCACCGCGCCTCCTCATTCGCAAGTTCCGCCACGGATCCCCCTGA